One genomic window of Verrucomicrobiota bacterium includes the following:
- a CDS encoding AraC family transcriptional regulator: protein MGYVTALFPWKVIQQVDDRIDKDAALGSLGIDPKAPIDPSLMVRDTEYYDFLERLAREDQNGKTIPLKAGESMRCDDYGAFGLAWKSAINLRGSYDRAQRYARVLTSVSTYQVEQIEGGALMHLHREGERRLGMRLSNEATIASIVSISRQVSTAEFNPVAIYFKHAAPEDISEHEAYFNCPVKYHSSNDALLVSKESLETPNHLGDTSISKFFESHLESEVSKLESSKSLDHQVRVIVSRSLSEGVPHVPDVAKQMAMSARTLQRRLSEQGYSFQTLVDESRRKLAERLVKETDYTLAEVAFMTGFSEQSAFTRAFRRWKGQSPRSYRLKSNCF, encoded by the coding sequence GTGGGCTACGTTACGGCATTGTTTCCTTGGAAGGTTATCCAACAAGTTGATGACAGGATTGATAAAGATGCTGCCTTAGGCTCACTGGGCATTGATCCAAAAGCTCCCATAGATCCTTCCTTGATGGTAAGAGACACAGAGTATTATGATTTTCTGGAAAGGCTTGCGAGAGAGGATCAAAATGGTAAGACGATTCCTTTAAAAGCTGGAGAATCGATGCGGTGTGATGATTATGGCGCTTTTGGGCTGGCCTGGAAATCAGCAATCAATCTTCGCGGTTCTTATGACCGGGCTCAGAGATATGCCAGGGTTTTGACAAGTGTCTCAACCTATCAGGTTGAACAGATAGAAGGTGGAGCACTCATGCATCTGCATCGGGAGGGTGAGAGACGACTTGGTATGCGGCTTTCAAATGAAGCAACGATTGCTAGTATTGTTTCCATTAGCCGTCAGGTTTCCACGGCTGAGTTCAACCCAGTGGCAATCTATTTTAAACATGCTGCTCCTGAAGATATCTCGGAACACGAAGCTTATTTTAATTGTCCCGTAAAATATCATTCAAGTAACGATGCCCTCTTGGTTTCAAAAGAATCTCTAGAAACCCCTAACCATCTGGGTGATACAAGTATTTCGAAATTTTTTGAATCTCATCTTGAGAGTGAAGTTTCAAAATTAGAATCTAGTAAGTCCCTTGACCATCAGGTCCGTGTGATTGTTTCCCGGTCACTGAGTGAAGGCGTTCCTCATGTTCCGGATGTTGCCAAACAAATGGCTATGAGCGCAAGAACGTTGCAACGCAGACTCTCAGAGCAGGGGTATTCGTTCCAAACCCTGGTAGATGAGTCTAGGCGAAAGCTAGCTGAACGCCTGGTTAAAGAAACGGACTACACTCTTGCGGAAGTGGCTTTTATGACGGGATTTTCCGAGCAAAGCGCCTTTACCCGTGCCTTTAGGCGTTGGAAAGGGCAGTCACCCCGTTCGTATCGACTCAAGAGTAACTGCTTTTGA
- a CDS encoding NAD(P)H-binding protein, with product MMIQKQYTKRNNTGLTLVIGGSGKTGRRVVDLLKKKNIKVRVGSRSATVPFDWKHQSSWKACLEGVKAVYITYAPDLAMPGAADAIQAFVYLAKSEGVEHLVLLSGRGEEEAQACEKVVQNSGIAWTIVRASWFFQNFSEGAFVEMVQGGEIALPAGDTPEPFVDVDDIAEVVVTSIVEPGHKGELYEVTGPRLFTFAEAAAELSKATGREIKYTQIPHKAFVSSAELAGAPKDVIWMLDYLFSTVLNGRNAYLSDGIQRALGRPPKDFSDYAQKVAESGVWSAEIVC from the coding sequence ATGATGATACAAAAACAATATACTAAAAGAAATAATACCGGATTAACACTTGTCATTGGAGGGTCAGGCAAAACAGGGAGACGCGTCGTTGATTTACTAAAGAAAAAGAACATAAAGGTAAGAGTGGGCTCCAGGTCGGCCACTGTGCCTTTCGACTGGAAGCATCAAAGTAGTTGGAAGGCCTGCTTAGAGGGAGTGAAGGCTGTCTATATTACTTATGCTCCTGATCTTGCTATGCCAGGGGCAGCAGATGCAATTCAGGCTTTTGTTTACTTGGCCAAGAGTGAGGGAGTGGAGCACCTCGTGTTACTTTCTGGCAGAGGCGAAGAGGAAGCTCAGGCTTGTGAAAAAGTTGTGCAAAATTCAGGAATCGCTTGGACGATTGTTCGCGCTAGTTGGTTTTTCCAGAATTTTTCTGAAGGTGCCTTTGTCGAGATGGTTCAAGGAGGCGAAATAGCGCTTCCGGCAGGAGATACACCCGAGCCCTTTGTCGATGTTGATGATATCGCTGAGGTGGTGGTAACGTCTATCGTTGAGCCTGGACATAAAGGAGAGCTTTATGAAGTAACAGGCCCTCGCCTGTTTACATTTGCTGAGGCTGCTGCTGAATTGTCTAAAGCGACGGGTAGAGAGATAAAGTACACACAAATTCCTCATAAGGCTTTTGTCTCAAGTGCAGAGTTGGCTGGAGCACCCAAGGATGTTATTTGGATGTTAGATTATCTTTTTTCAACCGTGCTTAATGGGAGAAATGCTTATTTAAGTGATGGCATCCAACGTGCACTGGGCCGTCCACCCAAGGACTTTTCAGATTATGCCCAAAAAGTAGCAGAATCTGGTGTATGGAGTGCTGAGATTGTCTGCTAG
- a CDS encoding anthrone oxygenase family protein, translating into MSLISVLLILSTLFCSLVAGFVFAFAVVVMPGIKMLEDKEFLKAFKVMDKVIQDNQVMFVLAWLGSIILLLILTAMSFWQWEGTQRLWIILSCCIYLFGVQLPTFAINVPLNNKLQRFELNSASEQEILELRKAFESRWMPSNSFRTLMATVTTLILMILLLQF; encoded by the coding sequence ATGAGTCTAATATCAGTTCTATTGATCCTATCAACCCTGTTCTGTTCGCTGGTTGCAGGATTTGTTTTTGCATTTGCAGTGGTTGTTATGCCAGGCATTAAGATGCTAGAAGATAAGGAATTTCTAAAAGCTTTTAAAGTCATGGATAAAGTTATTCAAGATAATCAAGTTATGTTTGTACTAGCTTGGCTAGGGTCGATTATTCTATTGCTTATTTTAACAGCCATGAGTTTTTGGCAATGGGAAGGTACGCAACGTTTGTGGATCATACTCTCCTGCTGTATTTATTTGTTTGGGGTCCAGTTGCCAACCTTTGCCATAAATGTGCCTTTGAACAATAAGTTGCAACGTTTTGAGCTCAACTCGGCTAGTGAACAAGAAATTCTTGAGCTTAGGAAGGCATTTGAATCGAGGTGGATGCCTTCAAATAGCTTTAGGACTCTCATGGCCACAGTGACCACACTCATTCTAATGATTCTCCTTTTACAATTTTAA
- a CDS encoding NAD(P)H-dependent oxidoreductase — protein sequence MKVLIIVAHPDLENSRLNRSLIEKVQSEKSITTHLLYKEYLDWKIDVTREQELLSQHDRIVLQFPLYWYSTPPLLKKYMDDVLEYGWAFGEGGGKLKGKQLMVATTLGVHPDVYRAGGIGQFTLSELLRPLQATASFCGMIYLPAYAIGGDLSDEALSSRAEEYLEAVQCLRPRGTTLPKELAT from the coding sequence ATGAAAGTCCTTATTATTGTTGCACACCCGGACCTTGAAAATTCAAGGTTGAACCGATCACTTATAGAGAAGGTTCAGAGTGAAAAGAGTATTACAACTCACCTGCTATATAAAGAATATCTAGATTGGAAGATCGATGTTACTAGGGAACAGGAACTCCTTTCTCAGCATGATCGCATTGTCCTTCAATTTCCTTTATATTGGTATTCAACACCTCCTTTACTTAAAAAGTACATGGATGACGTTCTGGAGTATGGTTGGGCTTTTGGAGAAGGAGGTGGGAAATTAAAAGGAAAGCAGTTGATGGTGGCCACTACTTTGGGCGTCCATCCGGACGTGTATCGGGCTGGTGGGATTGGTCAATTTACTTTGAGCGAACTCCTTAGACCACTGCAAGCTACCGCCTCATTTTGTGGAATGATTTATCTTCCAGCTTATGCTATTGGGGGTGACCTTAGTGATGAGGCATTGAGCAGTCGAGCTGAAGAATATCTTGAAGCTGTTCAGTGTTTAAGGCCGCGTGGAACCACACTTCCTAAAGAGCTTGCCACATAA
- a CDS encoding NAD(P)H-binding protein: MILITGGTGFVGQEVVKQFVDAGHSVRVLARDVEKAQSILGSKQVEVVQGDILETTTLKKAFQDVRAVVHLVGIIAEIRDSSFEKIHVQGTRNVVTAAKKASVSRFLHVSAIGTREYAASNYHKSKWQAEELIRKSSLPWTIFRPSLIYGKHDSFSNLFASLLDFPFNIAAKGTMPCLGDGTNLFQPVAVEEVASSILNALASEKAHLKTYDVVGPSLEFQEMLCQIAKAKGKKPVFLDCAPIAQPFIGLLNLMAGNYPIVIPVAMPLCRIGVFIYQALGLSFLHQKLLELEFPLPKLIPSEDQLTMLEESQFGDSQPLQEDLGITTRPFAEGIKAYLF, encoded by the coding sequence ATGATTTTAATAACAGGTGGAACTGGTTTTGTCGGACAAGAGGTAGTTAAGCAATTTGTTGATGCTGGACACTCTGTTCGGGTATTAGCTAGAGATGTTGAAAAGGCCCAAAGCATCCTCGGCAGCAAACAAGTTGAAGTGGTGCAAGGTGATATCCTTGAAACAACCACTTTAAAGAAAGCATTTCAAGACGTTCGTGCAGTTGTCCACCTTGTAGGAATTATTGCTGAAATCAGAGATTCTAGCTTCGAGAAGATACATGTTCAAGGCACCCGTAATGTGGTAACTGCCGCCAAGAAAGCCTCTGTCAGTCGCTTTTTACACGTCAGCGCCATAGGCACTAGAGAATATGCCGCATCAAACTATCACAAAAGTAAATGGCAGGCTGAAGAATTGATTCGTAAAAGTTCATTGCCTTGGACGATTTTTCGACCGTCCCTCATCTATGGCAAACATGATAGCTTCTCGAATTTATTTGCAAGCTTACTGGATTTTCCTTTCAACATTGCTGCCAAAGGAACCATGCCTTGTCTTGGCGACGGCACCAATCTATTCCAACCTGTAGCAGTTGAGGAGGTGGCTAGTAGTATTCTCAATGCACTCGCCAGCGAAAAAGCACACCTTAAAACCTATGATGTTGTTGGGCCTAGTTTAGAATTTCAAGAGATGCTATGCCAGATAGCCAAGGCTAAGGGAAAGAAGCCTGTCTTTCTAGATTGTGCACCTATTGCTCAACCATTCATCGGACTGCTCAACTTAATGGCAGGGAACTACCCGATTGTCATTCCTGTTGCTATGCCATTATGCCGTATCGGAGTCTTTATCTATCAAGCTTTAGGTTTGTCATTTTTACATCAAAAGCTTCTTGAATTGGAATTCCCCCTGCCCAAGCTCATCCCGAGTGAAGATCAGCTTACCATGCTTGAAGAAAGCCAGTTTGGTGACTCTCAACCTCTCCAAGAGGACCTCGGCATTACTACCAGGCCATTTGCCGAGGGCATTAAGGCCTACTTGTTTTAG
- the tsaB gene encoding tRNA (adenosine(37)-N6)-threonylcarbamoyltransferase complex dimerization subunit type 1 TsaB codes for MLLAIDASTSITSWATQSKDGTITEFFLKDRASSALAASLQKHRDLLTEVEEIIVGVGPGSFSGIRVAVATAQGLSTVWNASIRGVRSSNALAWKMKHVSYLGVFADARRHQYFFTPYKEGALIEPTQVLDTKLLEDYLSKCSLAISAEKDANIPESVSLSAGDLIRHDCNFGPEKKSLILEPIHLRPSITLKK; via the coding sequence ATGCTGCTCGCAATAGATGCTTCCACCTCGATTACATCATGGGCGACCCAAAGCAAAGACGGCACGATTACTGAATTTTTTTTGAAAGACCGTGCCTCAAGTGCCCTAGCAGCCAGCTTACAGAAGCATAGAGACCTACTGACAGAAGTTGAGGAAATCATCGTCGGAGTGGGACCAGGCTCCTTCAGTGGCATTCGAGTTGCAGTGGCAACCGCGCAAGGTCTAAGCACCGTTTGGAACGCTTCGATAAGAGGGGTCAGGAGCTCGAATGCTCTAGCCTGGAAAATGAAACATGTCTCCTATCTGGGAGTTTTCGCCGATGCTCGACGCCACCAATACTTTTTTACGCCCTATAAAGAAGGTGCCTTAATAGAGCCCACTCAGGTGCTCGATACCAAGCTTTTAGAAGATTACTTGAGTAAATGTTCGCTAGCCATTAGCGCAGAAAAAGACGCGAATATACCAGAAAGCGTTTCGCTGAGCGCAGGGGATCTAATTCGACACGATTGTAACTTTGGCCCCGAAAAAAAGTCACTTATCCTGGAGCCTATCCATCTAAGGCCTTCTATTACACTCAAGAAATGA
- a CDS encoding SprT family zinc-dependent metalloprotease translates to MQLAFKFLNPIKRAPSRPEDKYLIDGEWLPVTYKKNARARNYLLYVRTERSLSVTIPRRGNKSEAAEFIESKNNWIRRQLRRLEAQLIPPKIWKDGTTILFRGQEVTLRTEHEPVGTVIYLGGEKIYPTNTAPNLRPIIESHLREIARKELIVRTHQMAKQHDLSVKRVTVRNQSSRWGSCSEQGSISLNWRLIQAPPDVRDYVILHELMHLFELNHSNRFWALVSGSCPNYKELESWLRLNAARLGL, encoded by the coding sequence ATGCAACTCGCTTTTAAATTTCTAAATCCCATCAAGAGGGCTCCTAGTAGGCCTGAAGATAAATATCTAATAGATGGCGAGTGGCTACCAGTTACCTATAAAAAAAATGCCCGCGCCAGGAACTATCTTTTATATGTTCGGACCGAACGCTCTCTATCTGTCACCATTCCGCGAAGAGGAAATAAAAGCGAAGCAGCAGAGTTTATTGAAAGTAAAAACAACTGGATTAGAAGACAACTACGAAGACTAGAGGCCCAGCTGATCCCTCCAAAAATTTGGAAAGATGGAACCACTATTTTATTTCGTGGCCAGGAAGTAACACTTAGAACAGAACATGAGCCAGTTGGAACCGTCATCTATCTAGGAGGGGAAAAGATCTATCCTACCAATACTGCGCCCAACCTAAGACCTATCATTGAGAGTCATTTGCGGGAAATCGCCAGGAAAGAGCTCATTGTTCGCACCCATCAAATGGCTAAGCAACATGACCTCTCCGTAAAGCGCGTGACGGTTCGGAATCAAAGTTCGCGCTGGGGATCTTGCTCTGAACAAGGCTCTATTTCACTGAACTGGAGACTGATACAAGCTCCTCCAGATGTCCGCGATTATGTTATACTTCATGAACTCATGCATTTATTTGAGCTCAACCACTCGAATCGATTTTGGGCACTTGTCAGCGGAAGTTGTCCTAATTATAAAGAGCTAGAATCTTGGCTTCGTCTAAACGCTGCCAGATTAGGCCTATAA
- the leuB gene encoding 3-isopropylmalate dehydrogenase, producing MKKVAILSGDGIGPEVMKAALAVLDVVEEKYQFKCERVEALVGGIAIDEKGSALPEETVNICRDSDGILFGSVGGPKWESLPPSEQPERAALLPLRKIFGLYANLRPAVCYAELVEASPIKTKLIPNGFDVLVVRELTGGIYFGQPKMTEQIDGGERAVDTLVYTTQEIERVTHMAFKAAQSRQKKVTLVDKANVLESSILWRKTVTEMAKHYSEVELDYIYVDNAAMQVLRNPGQFDVMLCENMFGDIISDEIAAATGSLGLLPSASLADGAFGLYEPSGGSAPDIAGQGIANPIAQILSLALLLEYSLDEVEAAKSIQKAVKQVIADGFRTAEIFTEGMTKVGTAQMGQEIASRIN from the coding sequence ATGAAAAAAGTTGCAATTCTTAGTGGCGACGGCATTGGTCCAGAAGTGATGAAGGCTGCCTTGGCGGTTCTAGATGTAGTAGAAGAAAAATATCAGTTTAAGTGTGAGAGAGTAGAGGCGTTGGTTGGCGGGATTGCCATAGACGAAAAGGGGTCCGCTCTCCCAGAAGAGACAGTCAATATCTGTCGAGATAGCGACGGAATTCTTTTTGGCTCGGTAGGCGGTCCAAAATGGGAATCTCTACCCCCATCTGAGCAGCCGGAGAGGGCTGCGCTGCTGCCGCTGAGAAAGATTTTTGGACTTTATGCAAATTTGAGGCCAGCCGTTTGCTATGCCGAGCTAGTAGAAGCTTCCCCCATCAAGACCAAGCTCATACCCAATGGGTTTGATGTCTTAGTTGTCAGGGAACTGACTGGTGGTATCTATTTTGGCCAGCCAAAGATGACTGAGCAAATCGATGGCGGGGAAAGGGCGGTGGATACACTCGTCTATACGACTCAGGAAATCGAGCGTGTGACACATATGGCTTTTAAGGCAGCGCAAAGCCGCCAGAAAAAGGTAACTCTAGTAGATAAAGCGAATGTTCTAGAAAGTTCTATTCTTTGGAGAAAAACCGTAACCGAAATGGCGAAGCACTATTCTGAGGTCGAGCTTGATTATATCTATGTAGATAATGCAGCGATGCAGGTGCTAAGAAATCCTGGTCAGTTTGATGTGATGCTCTGTGAAAATATGTTTGGAGATATCATTAGCGATGAGATTGCAGCAGCTACAGGATCGCTTGGTCTGCTGCCCAGTGCCTCTCTTGCCGATGGTGCATTTGGCTTATATGAACCGAGTGGCGGCTCAGCTCCAGACATTGCGGGACAGGGTATTGCGAATCCTATAGCACAAATTCTTAGCTTGGCATTATTGCTAGAGTATAGCCTCGATGAAGTTGAGGCAGCAAAAAGTATTCAGAAGGCGGTTAAGCAAGTGATTGCTGACGGTTTCAGAACAGCAGAAATATTCACCGAAGGGATGACTAAGGTAGGCACGGCTCAGATGGGGCAAGAAATAGCCTCCAGAATAAACTAG
- a CDS encoding PA domain-containing protein → MSQSCTAFSGVLASAGPIFIDRDFLNAPQSNTWYVSSQANALSNSDIFPSANDLAVNVNNNIDADPVCLGGAGFYYGFDHDSGSQVDLLNVLLHELGHGLGFLSLVNDAGDFSFPDNTPDTFSRNMFDLTTDKNWADMSNAERQASSTNDPELVWTGEYSKAGSRAILKSDTVVNVLEPLDIAGSYSTGLAGFGPPLPPGGLVGEVVLVDDGVGVTSDGCEPAYLNANDLVGRIALIDRGSCFFTEKVKNAQDAGAIAVLIANNTSSPALITMSGSDPAISIPSV, encoded by the coding sequence TTGTCTCAAAGTTGTACTGCTTTTTCGGGAGTGCTTGCCAGTGCAGGCCCAATTTTTATTGATAGAGACTTTCTCAATGCTCCTCAGAGTAATACTTGGTATGTTTCATCCCAAGCCAATGCCTTGTCCAACTCGGATATTTTTCCTAGCGCTAATGATCTAGCTGTAAATGTTAACAATAATATTGATGCAGACCCTGTTTGCTTAGGAGGTGCGGGCTTTTACTACGGGTTTGATCATGATTCGGGTTCACAAGTGGATTTGCTGAATGTCTTGTTACATGAATTAGGTCATGGGCTGGGCTTTTTATCTCTTGTTAACGATGCGGGTGACTTTTCCTTTCCAGATAATACACCGGATACTTTTTCTAGAAATATGTTTGATCTAACAACTGATAAGAACTGGGCAGATATGTCCAATGCTGAGCGTCAAGCTTCATCGACCAATGATCCGGAGTTGGTATGGACAGGAGAGTACTCCAAAGCCGGTAGTCGTGCTATTTTGAAATCTGATACGGTTGTCAATGTCCTTGAGCCGCTAGATATAGCGGGCAGTTATAGCACTGGTTTGGCTGGGTTTGGCCCACCATTGCCGCCCGGTGGACTTGTGGGTGAGGTCGTTTTAGTAGATGACGGGGTTGGAGTAACATCTGATGGTTGCGAGCCTGCCTATCTAAACGCAAATGACCTAGTTGGAAGAATTGCCTTAATTGATAGAGGAAGTTGCTTCTTTACGGAGAAGGTGAAGAATGCTCAAGATGCCGGTGCCATAGCTGTGCTTATTGCTAACAATACTAGCTCGCCTGCGTTGATTACCATGTCAGGTAGTGATCCTGCTATTAGCATTCCTTCCGTTTAA
- a CDS encoding PA domain-containing protein: MKKKYMQAAITGFSLILIGHSCFGASFSFTYLDAPGFGFNDTTPVSPIGGNNGITLGEQRRNLLEEAANRWALFLQSDIEIEVEAQFEALPCTAISGALASAGPVAVEKDFPNAPINDTWYVSSLANALSGADQFPSENDIIVNVNINVDADPACLLSLGFYYGLDNEPGLQIDLFNVLLHELGHGLGFLTLVDNDTFNFLEGTPDAFARNMFDLETDKSWVDMTALERSVSATNDPNLVWTGEFSKAGSRSIIKSQPILKILTPSNIAGSYDTRLAEFGPPFPPGGLEGEVVLVNDGVGVLSDGCEAPFVNANELVGRIALIDWATCLSLDKVKNAQDAGAIAVIVANTVSNPLLRTMLGIDPEITIPSAFVSLDDGNTLKANLSHLFVRISETPDRIGTNESLVRLHAPSSFQAGSSISHWSTNIFPNLLMEAALPLNLRPDLDLTLTAFKEIGWPLNEIPFPHQSYTTFVNESFPSGASLTSPADNPDGDDKTNLEEYAYGSNPLVADSSDNAISLSVLASNSGLLTYERNRLATDIDFSLGISSDLASFVEAISGTDFLQTNVQQLSNSVEELTVEVDLSAPQSFYEIGLELDPAP, translated from the coding sequence ATGAAAAAGAAATACATGCAAGCTGCTATAACTGGCTTTTCTTTGATCCTGATTGGTCATTCATGCTTTGGCGCCAGCTTTAGTTTTACTTACCTCGACGCCCCTGGTTTTGGGTTTAACGACACCACTCCTGTTTCTCCAATTGGAGGTAATAATGGAATAACCTTAGGGGAGCAACGCAGAAACTTATTAGAAGAAGCTGCTAATCGGTGGGCGCTCTTTCTTCAAAGTGATATTGAGATTGAAGTGGAAGCTCAATTTGAAGCGCTGCCCTGTACGGCTATTAGCGGGGCACTAGCGAGTGCTGGCCCAGTAGCAGTAGAGAAGGACTTCCCTAACGCTCCAATCAATGACACATGGTATGTTTCATCTTTAGCTAATGCCCTGTCAGGTGCGGATCAGTTCCCTTCCGAAAATGACATAATAGTCAATGTAAATATAAATGTGGATGCTGATCCAGCTTGCTTGCTCAGCCTAGGATTTTATTACGGACTTGATAATGAGCCCGGTCTGCAGATTGACTTATTTAATGTTTTATTACATGAGCTGGGTCATGGTTTGGGGTTTCTGACGCTGGTGGATAACGATACGTTTAATTTCCTAGAAGGCACTCCTGACGCTTTTGCCAGAAATATGTTTGATCTTGAAACTGATAAAAGCTGGGTAGATATGACCGCACTGGAGCGAAGTGTTTCGGCAACCAACGATCCTAACCTTGTCTGGACGGGCGAGTTCTCTAAGGCGGGTAGTCGTTCCATAATTAAATCGCAACCCATTTTAAAAATTCTTACGCCAAGCAATATTGCAGGTAGTTATGATACAAGATTAGCGGAGTTTGGGCCGCCATTTCCACCTGGGGGTCTAGAGGGAGAAGTGGTTTTAGTTAATGATGGGGTAGGAGTTTTATCAGATGGCTGTGAGGCACCCTTTGTGAATGCGAATGAATTGGTGGGTAGAATTGCTCTGATAGATTGGGCTACATGTTTATCTCTTGATAAAGTGAAGAACGCCCAAGATGCAGGTGCCATAGCAGTTATAGTTGCTAATACGGTGAGCAATCCTTTATTAAGAACGATGCTAGGTATTGACCCTGAAATAACAATTCCGTCCGCCTTTGTTTCTTTGGATGATGGCAATACCCTGAAAGCAAATTTATCTCATTTATTTGTAAGGATCTCTGAAACTCCGGATCGCATAGGTACCAATGAAAGTCTAGTCCGCTTGCATGCACCAAGTTCATTCCAGGCCGGTTCGAGCATTTCGCATTGGAGCACGAACATTTTCCCTAATTTATTAATGGAAGCCGCACTTCCTCTGAATCTCCGTCCAGACTTGGATCTAACACTTACTGCTTTCAAAGAAATAGGCTGGCCGCTGAATGAAATTCCCTTCCCTCATCAATCTTATACAACTTTTGTAAACGAGTCTTTTCCATCAGGTGCTAGTCTTACCTCGCCTGCCGATAACCCAGATGGCGATGATAAAACGAATCTAGAGGAATATGCCTATGGATCTAATCCCTTGGTGGCTGACTCATCAGACAATGCCATTTCTTTAAGCGTATTGGCTTCGAATTCCGGTCTCCTTACCTATGAGCGTAATCGATTAGCAACCGATATAGACTTTTCTCTAGGAATATCCTCCGATCTTGCATCATTTGTGGAAGCAATCTCTGGCACAGATTTCTTGCAGACCAATGTTCAACAACTTAGTAATTCTGTGGAAGAACTAACAGTAGAGGTTGATCTTTCAGCACCCCAATCTTTTTATGAAATAGGTCTCGAGCTTGATCCAGCTCCCTAG
- a CDS encoding helix-turn-helix transcriptional regulator, with translation MKNASKGSITRGSGNVFQDLGFENSSEYKAKADLAFQVIRTIERRKLTQKKAADLIGATQPDISKLKKGNLTGFTMDRLFSFLLKLDRNIQIQVLKPRSKAKQGVLELVGA, from the coding sequence ATGAAAAATGCATCTAAAGGAAGTATTACAAGAGGTTCTGGAAATGTTTTTCAGGATTTAGGTTTTGAAAACTCATCTGAATATAAGGCCAAAGCTGATCTTGCTTTTCAGGTCATCAGAACCATTGAAAGACGTAAGCTCACTCAGAAAAAAGCTGCTGATTTGATTGGAGCAACGCAACCTGATATCTCCAAATTGAAAAAGGGAAATCTAACAGGCTTTACGATGGATCGGCTGTTTTCTTTCCTGCTCAAGCTCGACCGTAATATTCAAATTCAAGTGCTTAAGCCTAGAAGCAAGGCCAAACAAGGTGTCTTGGAGCTTGTAGGAGCTTGA
- a CDS encoding type II toxin-antitoxin system RelE/ParE family toxin — MDGEKPIDWIGSSLEDLKGFPIAVKQFFGFRLHEVRHGVTPYDAKPLKGKEFKGVYELRDNHDGNTYRAVYIAKLKGKIYVLHCFQKKSKSGIATPKQDMDLIKTRLKIALEDQKKENRK, encoded by the coding sequence ATGGATGGTGAAAAACCTATTGATTGGATTGGCAGTTCTCTTGAAGACCTAAAGGGTTTTCCCATCGCTGTGAAGCAATTTTTTGGCTTCCGGCTTCATGAGGTGCGACATGGTGTGACACCCTATGATGCCAAGCCGTTAAAAGGAAAAGAATTTAAAGGTGTTTATGAATTAAGAGATAACCATGACGGCAATACCTATCGCGCTGTTTATATTGCCAAGCTGAAGGGCAAGATTTATGTGCTCCACTGCTTTCAGAAAAAATCGAAAAGCGGGATAGCAACACCGAAACAGGATATGGATTTAATTAAAACAAGGCTCAAGATCGCTCTTGAGGATCAGAAGAAGGAAAACAGAAAATGA